Proteins from a single region of Octopus bimaculoides isolate UCB-OBI-ISO-001 chromosome 11, ASM119413v2, whole genome shotgun sequence:
- the LOC106877163 gene encoding pneumococcal serine-rich repeat protein isoform X4, whose product MASNEPREGSSFSSSLEADLSEQCTTKNNEQLAVSQMKKTGDSGLQPRNIQVHSTAYSTREMNNTEPDSVRNMWSQAHMASTASSSLNSVPGCQIPPPWPETLVMSTAASAPSTKNYNMPTQSSANNYPNVNPVNSYLLPNSSNSLPLPSCGNLKGPTYSDSNQKVPTSNQVPFFSPTSSSKKNNSVKILSASSTYSKTAAGFPSSTLGQIGFTTTSASSTSSTNPLMNPCPSKYSAQSLGKPSGLITSSNIGSVAPNFSNSGTEPMIISKSFSTPVNSMQLSHSNDSPVGVTSTESYQQSTPDINSMNITQVSNSSVSAGQMPSSSVIHMVAGSKKAGQMRPISVSPSHILSSSVSSGHLESSSLNQGHISSSSVTSGHCIEGSMNLGHMVNPVNPNNALLTPSHMQNNALKTGHGQMLPSTLQQQQQQQHQSQISSGQIHPAQVQGGSLHTNQISPGPKHSGQMPGVHTMHTIHMINTPINQGPGSVHQPQVPPGIIHPSQIPAGHMQGKPMEHSQRSGLMHPDQMSNRPMLSAQLSDIPISTPQSTSGSLQTGFVASYMNSNQSSVSSSSLQPTQVPSSSVYSPQGSVSSSYNIQDSIYSMQRSNNSSYPGQMSGGSVHPAQVSGGSIHPARVSGASAHPAQVSGASVHPAQVSGASTHLAQVSGSSVQPVMVSGASAHPAKVLGSPVRPAMMPGNSAHLAQVSSSSAHLAQVSGSSAHPAQVSGSSTHPAQVSGGSTLLGQVSVGSAQPVQVSGSSPYPAQVSGSSAHPAQVSSGSVHLAQVSGSSAHLVQMLGNTTQVLGNSVNSTPVACSSASSLQMSDNVSQLSQVSGSSVHPSQLSDNAVHLSQMAASSVHLPQGCSNSTSSAQISDSSHVTHLPSGSVDPLLVSGSSSHIMQKPASSTHLLQPSNTSAHVSSVSHLSTVGPQLHGTSGKPLAANYTLTASVSVSSGKQNLNNPVAPARTASDPTKLRSPYGNANFMKLNQVSSSSSESRGLKTNNSLSHSQGTTSSYKDSTSLSKTEQTVDSVTNTAFISSNTSPVERPVSSLPNISQVIEESLNANLISDACRKDNNSNSCKKVKPSTEVSNTSQASSSSLPNQTIENVSKLNYISGNVVKTDKMYGSSLKPEQLPSSLVTNVQAPNNSRKTNEMSGNSKTDQMVAGYSGFGQISNTALKTGVVESTLPGNIVKTSTADNSKKPETTLGNNDNSMNTASVSTNSSRTGQLFGNTGKTDYVTGSSMKVEKMTGDPLKTVSQSKMGQVCSTTNRSVNQHPASMFSSNNDQASVSSSRISQNRRCSSSFKQDEVSGNSFRNENSLTSSTENFLVTASSAVSCQVSASSVSGSHTISEAHTASSTQNSQVTASSIDHGQVSASSTESHQLLDNSQVSGSDHVTASSNEKNQVSASSSASLVGSTQVSCTDTNSNHASSSATSSENCQVTASCTENIQNVVSSMSVDQESSQDVATSSANSLLEDGFGNCDASDISASTTTFGNEITNNQGISSSTEFENQFDVQHLSSIDVNSTESSEATCRSVKDMGQASSSGQSDLRKTEKNQATSTTAIASSDFSERAKLINSGSPSEPTSSSTENSQISSNIKDESAEPRVETAMEVSSVEEADSATTSAETTKPKANGTTSCPPVVTTTEKSSSSSRKDHSEIVDHDDHEHHAFLPDQLFEYQWPDMSSEWYILQEQVSEYLTVKSFKRKYPDLKRRPAEMKEKEFLRERGVVTETQCDLGLTALRCEEVYDLMLRDYPEKYQEFASILHERERQSINEKHKGYEVPPKLEKSKMADYVRKAMRSASEFNSQFQRERREERRAYFDLQTMVIHYPAHKYPKLETTCAKVPAYPVSLIPGQYQEFYKRYEPKELKYFPLNTCIYGPPKRILNPLVKPSNVDSSEEMDDNQDDQADSGSDGESNDNDSSDSEVSQPLLPQPAPTPSPRRGRKIAGDHKDHKEQTNQKKDCRFCHKGPMKGRNRKEELVSCSECGSTEIGVYTKTDGISKLTNDKMMFCDRCDRGYHTFCVGLKAIPTGRWECTSCKETEPVLLSPRDTPSSTAASPAHLSSIVAQSPLPVKIRKVYRRQKIC is encoded by the exons ATGGCCTCTAATGAGCCAAGAGAGGGCTCGTCGTTTTCTAGTTCATTGGAAGCCGATTTAAGTGAACAATGTACAACTAAAAACAACGAGCAGCTGGCTGTTTCCCAGATGAAAAAG acAGGGGACAGTGGTTTGCAACCCAGGAATATACAAGTCCACAGTACAGCGTACAGTACAagagaaatgaacaacactgaaCCAGATTCTGTGAGAAATATGTGGTCTCAAGCTCATATGGCATCTACTGCTTCTAGTTCTTTGAATTCAGTTCCTGGGTGTCAAATTCCACCTCCTTGGCCCGAAACCTTGGTAATGAGCACAGCTGCTTCTGCTCCATCTACTAAAAACTACAACATGCCAACCCAGTCCTCAGCAAATAACTATCCTAATGTTAATCCAGTAAACTCTTATTTATTACCCAACAGTTCAAATAGTTTACCATTACCTAGTTGTGGAAACCTCAAAGGACCTACCTATTCTGATAGCAACCAAAAAGTTCCTACAAGTAATCAAGTTCCATTTTTCAGTCCAACATCCAGCTCCAAAAAGAATAATTCTGTTAAAATTCTCTCTGCTTCTAGTACTTATAGTAAAACCGCTGCTGGTTTCCCCAGTTCAACATTAGGTCAGATAGGGTTTACTACAACTTCTGCTAGTTCTACAAGTTCAACAAACCCGCTAATGAATCCTTGTCCttcaaaatattctgctcagaGTCTTGGAAAACCATCTGGCCTAATAACATCAAGTAATATTGGCTCTGTTGCTCCGAACTTTTCAAATTCTGGAACAGAACCCATGATTATTTCAAAAAGTTTTTCAACTCCAGTAAATTCGATGCAGTTATCTCATAGTAATGATAGTCCGGTAGGAGTAACTTCAACGGAAAGTTATCAGCAGTCCACACCAGATATTAACTCTATGAACATAACTCAGGTTTCAAATAGTTCTGTGAGTGCTGGACAAATGCCGAGTAGTTCAGTGATTCATATGGTTGCTGGTTCCAAGAAAGCTGGCCAGATGAGACCCATTTCTGTTAGTCCAAGTCATATATTATCTAGTTCTGTAAGTTCTGGACATTTGGAATCCAGTTCATTGAACCAGGGTCATATCTCAAGTAGTTCTGTTACTTCTGGCCATTGTATTGAAGGATCGATGAATTTAGGTCATATGGTTAACCCAGTAAATCCTAATAATGCTTTGTTGACACCCAGTCATATGCAAAATAATGCTCTGAAAACAGGCCATGGCCAGATGTTACCTAgtacattacaacaacaacaacagcagcaacaccagagTCAAATTTCTAGTGGTCAAATACATCCTGCACAAGTACAGGGTGGTTCATTGCACACAAATCAAATATCTCCTGGTCCAAAACATTCAGGTCAAATGCCTGGTGTTCACACAATGCATACTATTCACATGATAAATACTCCTATAAATCAAGGGCCAGGCTCTGTGCATCAGCCTCAAGTTCCTCCTGGAATCATACATCCCAGCCAAATCCCAGCAGGGCATATGCAGGGAAAGCCAATGGAACATAGTCAACGGTCAGGACTTATGCATCCTGACCAAATGTCAAATAGACCAATGCTTTCCGCTCAATTATCAGATATACCCATAAGCACTCCTCAGTCTACTAGTGGTTCTTTACAAACTGGCTTTGTAGCTAGTTATATGAATTCTAACCAAAGTTCCGTTTCTAGTAGCTCCCTTCAGCCTACACAGGTTCCTAGTAGCTCTGTATATTCTCCACAAGGATCAGTCAGTTCTAGTTACAATATACAAGATTCTATTTACTCAATGCAAAGATCTAACAATTCCTCCTATCCAGGACAAATGTCAGGAGGCTCTGTTCATCCTGCTCAGGTGTCAGGGGGCTCCATACACCCGGCACGGGTGTCAGGTGCTTCTGCACACCCTGCACAGGTGTCAGGTGCTTCTGTACACCCTGCTCAGGTGTCAGGTGCTTCCACACACCTTGCACAGGTGTCAGGAAGTTCTGTACAGCCTGTTATGGTGTCAGGTGCTTCCGCACACCCTGCAAAGGTATTAGGTAGTCCTGTACGCCCAGCTATGATGCCAGGCAACTCCGCACACCTAGCACAGGTGTCAAGTAGCTCTGCACACCTGGCACAGGTGTCAGGCAGCTCTGCACACCCTGCACAGGTGTCAGGCAGTTCTACACACCCTGCACAGGTGTCAGGCGGCTCCACACTCCTTGGACAGGTGTCAGTCGGCTCCGCACAACCTGTACAGGTGTCAGGTAGTTCTCCATACCCTGCACAGGTGTCAGGCAGCTCTGCACACCCTGCACAGGTGTCAAGTGGCTCTGTACACCTTGCACAGGTGTCAGGCAGTTCTGCACACCTTGTACAAATGTTGGGTAATACTACCCAGGTACTCGGCAATTCTGTTAACTCTACACCAGTCGCTTGTAGCTCTGCCAGTTCTTTACAGATGTCAGATAATGTATCACAGCTTTCCCAAGTATCAGGCAGTTCTGTGCATCCATCACAACTATCAGACAATGCTGTGCATCTATCACAAATGGCTGCCAGCTCGGTGCATTTACCACAAGGATGTAGCAATTCTACTTCGTCAGCACAGATATCTGATAGTTCTCATGTAACACACCTACCTAGTGGCTCTGTGGATCCTCTGCTGGTTTCTGGTAGTTCTTCCCACATTATGCAGAAACCAGCTAGTTCTACTCACCTTTTACAACCCTCAAACACTTCTGCACATGTGTCATCGGTTTCACATTTGAGCACAGTTGGGCCCCAACTGCATGGGACTTCTGGAAAGCCACTAGCTGCAAATTATACACTCACTGCATCAGTTTCAGTAAGTTCTGGTAAACAAAATTTGAATAATCCTGTTGCTCCAGCAAGAACTGCCTCAGACCCCACTAAGTTACGGAGCCCCTATGGGAATGCTAACTTTATGAAATTGAACCAAGTGTCTAGTAGTAGTTCTGAAAGTCGGGGTCTGAAAACTAATAATTCGTTGTCACATAGTCAAGGAACAACAAGCTCTTATAAAGATTCAACCAGTCTCAGCAAAACAGAACAGACTGTCGACAGTGTTACTAACACTGCTTTTATTTCCAGTAACACTTCTCCGGTTGAAAGACCTGTTAGTAGTCTCCCCAATATAAGCCAGGTTATTGAGGAGTCATTGAATGCTAACTTGATTTCAGATGCTTGCAGGAAAGATAATAATTCAAATTCGTGTAAAAAAGTCAAGCCATCTACTGAGGTTTCTAACACTTCTCAAGCTTCATCTAGTTCTCTCCCCAACCAAACAattgaaaatgtttcaaaattaaattatatttctgggAATGTAGTTAAAACTGACAAAATGTATGGCAGTTCTTTAAAACCTGAACAGTTACCATCAAGTCTTGTCACAAATGTACAGGCACCCAATAACTCTCGAAAGACTAATGAAATGTCTGGAAATTCCAAAACTGATCAGATGGTGGCTGGTTACAGTGGATTTGGTCAAATATCTAATACTGCTCTGAAGACTGGTGTAGTGGAAAGCACTTTACCTGGTAATATTGTAAAAACTTCAACAGCTGACAATTCTAAGAAACCTGAAACTACACTAGGAAATAATGACAATTCCATGAACACTGCATCTGTAAGTACCAATTCTTCAAGAACTGGTCAGTTGTTTGGCAATACTGGAAAGACAGATTATGTGACAGGAAGTTCTATGAAAGTAGAGAAAATGACTGGTGATCCTTTAAAGACAGTAAGCCAGAGTAAAATGGGCCAAGTGTGTAGTACAACTAACAGATCTGTTAACCAACATCCAGCTTCTatgttttcttcaaataatgATCAAGCATCTGTTTCTTCATCACGAATTAGTCAGAATCGAAGATGTTCCAGCTCTTTTAAACAAGATGAAGTTTCTGGCAATTCCTTCCGGAATGAGAATTCTTTGACTAGTTCAACTGAAAATTTTCTTGTTACTGCCAGTTCAGCTGTAAGTTGTCAGGTATCAGCCAGTTCAGTAAGTGGTAGCCACACAATTAGTGAAGCACATACAGCAAGCTCAACTCAGAACAGCCAGGTTACTGCTAGTTCTATTGATCACGGTCAGGTGTCAGCTAGTTCTACTGAAAGCCATCAGCTTTTAGATAACAGCCAAGTTAGTGGCAGTGATCATGTTACAGCCAGTTCTAATGAAAAAAATCAAGTTTCTGCAAGTTCTTCTGCTAGTCTCGTGGGCAGCACTCAGGTTAGTTGTACAGACACTAACAGCAACCATGCTAGTTCATCAGCTACTTCATCTGAAAATTGCCAAGTCACTGCCAGTTGCACTGAAAACATTCAGAATGTTGTTAGCTCAATGAGTGTGGACCAAGAAAGCAGCCAAGATGTTGCTACATCCTCAGCAAACAGTTTATTGGAAGACGGTTTTGGAAATTGTGATGCATCTGACATTTCTGCTTCAACCACAACGTTTGGCAATGAAATTACTAATAACCAAGGCATATCAAGTTCTACTGAATTTGAAAATCAGTTTGATGTGCAGCACTTGTCAAGTATTGATGTTAATTCTACTGAAAGTTCAGAAGCTACTTGCAGGTCAGTAAAGGACATGGGACAGGCATCAAGTTCTGGTCAGTCTGACttgagaaaaacagagaaaaatcaaGCAACTTCTACAACTGCTATTGCATCATCGGATTTTTCTGAAAGAGCTAAACTAATTAACTCTGGCTCTCCTTCAGAACCGACATCTAGTTCTACCGAAAACTCTCAAATTAGTTCCAATATAAAAGATGAATCAGCAGAACCTAGGGTTGAAACGGCAATGGAAGTTTCAAGTGTCGAAGAAGCAGATTCAGCAACTACTAGTGCTGAAACTACAAAACCTAAAGCAAATGGGACCACATCTTGTCCACCAGTTGTGACAACAACAGAGAAAAGTAGTTCATCTAGCCGTAAAGATCATAGTGAGATTGTGGATCATGACGACCATGAACA tCATGCCTTCCTTCCTGATCAACTTTTTGAGTACCAATGGCCAGATATGAGTAGTGAATGGTACATATTGCAAGAACAAGTCAGCGAATACTTGACTGTTAAATCATTTAAACGAAAATATCCAG atCTGAAAAGACGGCctgcagaaatgaaagaaaaggaatttttgAGAGAACGTGGTGTAGTTACTGAAACCCAGTGTGATCTTG GATTAACCGCCCTAAGATGTGAAGAAGTATATGATTTGATGTTGAGAGATTATCCTGAGAAATATCAG GAATTCGCTTCAATTCTCCATGAACGAGAACGACAGTCTATTAATGAGAAGCACAAAGGTTATGAAGTG CCTCCTAAGCTTGAAAAGAGCAAGATGGCTGATTATGTAAGGAAGGCAATGAGATCAGCTTCAGAGTTTAATAGCCAATTTCAGCGAGAAAGGAGGGAGGAGAGAAGGGCATATTTTGACTTGCAAACTATG GTTATCCACTATCCTGCTCACAAATATCCTAAACTGGAAACTACTTGTGCAAAAGTACCTGCTTATCCTGTTAGCTTGATCCCAGGGCAATACCAAGAATTCTACAAAag ATATGAACCAAAGGAACTTAAATACTTTCCTCTCAACACGTGTATTTATGGGCCTCCCAAAAGGATACTTAATCCTTTAGTGAAACCTTCAAATGTTGATTCATCTGAAGAAATGGACGATAACCAAGAT gATCAAGCAGATTCTGGTTCTGATGGTGAGAGTAATGACAATGATTCAAGTGATTCGGAAGTTAGCCAGCCTCTACTTCCTCAACCAGCTCCTACTCCTTCTCCACGGAGAGGCCGGAAAATTGCTGGAGACCACAAGGACCATAAAGAG